One segment of Sander vitreus isolate 19-12246 chromosome 20, sanVit1, whole genome shotgun sequence DNA contains the following:
- the LOC144535541 gene encoding uncharacterized protein LOC144535541 translates to MNWGQQRNRNWGQQRPRNMERGAGVGLADYLLLQPNISVSSSMDGVSEAQQQGFQVFRDSTFTISCSIQPQYPGGSFQLTFTSSNSAHNSTQPAVNHSAHFLFPAAEPAHQGTYSCVYRLYVFSHNFSSESRLLSLTVSDLLLQPNISVSSSMDGGLRGPAAGVPGVQGLHLHYQLLHPATSPPTKEHTAVFIISMFSLITSPLRAVCSLSPSQTCCFSPTSLCPPPWTGSPRPSSRGSRCSGTPPSLSAAPSSHSTQEAPSSSPSPPPTQHTTTPSQLSITLPTSCFLLQSPPTKEHTAVFIISMFSLITSPLRAVCSLSPSQTCCFSPTSLCPPPWTGSPRPSSRGSRCSGTPPSLSAAPSSHSTQEASSSSHSPPPTQHTTTPSQLSITLPTSCFLLQSLPTKEHTAVFIISMFSLITSPLRAVCSLSPSQIHHQIHQIHHQIHQIHHQIHQIHHQIHQIHQFHHHLHLLEGLLLSEWVSFL, encoded by the exons ATGAACTGGGGGCAACAGAGGAACAGGAACTGGGGGCAACAGAGGCCAAGGAACATGGAACGGGGGGCAGGAGTCGGCCTGGCCGATT aCCTGCTGCTTCAGCCCAACatctctgtgtcctcctccaTGGACGGGGTCTCCGAGGCCCAGCAGCAGGGGTTCCAGGTGTTCAGGGACTCCACCTTCACTATCAGCTGCTCCATCCAGCCACAGTACCCAGGAGGCTCCTTCCAGCTCACCTTCACCTCCTCCAACTCAGCACACAACTCCACCCAGCCAGCTGTCAATCACTctgcccacttcctgtttcctgctgcAGAGCCCGCCCACCAAGGAACATACAGCTGTGTTTATCGTCTCTATGTTTTCTCTCATAACTTCTCCTCTGAGAGCCGTCTGCTCTCTCTCACCGTCTCAG aCCTGCTGCTTCAGCCCAACatctctgtgtcctcctccaTGGACGGGGGTCTCCGAGGCCCAGCAGCAGGGGTTCCAGGTGTTCAGGGACTCCACCTTCACTATCAGCTGCTCCATCCAGCCACA AGCCCGCCCACCAAGGAACATACAGCTGTGTTTATCATCTCTATGTTTTCTCTCATAACTTCTCCTCTGAGAGCCGTCTGCTCTCTCTCACCGTCTCAG aCCTGCTGCTTCAGCCCAACatctctgtgtcctcctccaTGGACGGGGTCTCCGAGGCCCAGCAGCAGGGGTTCCAGGTGTTCAGGGACTCCACCTTCACTATCAGCTGCTCCATCCAGCCACAGTACCCAGGAGGCTCCTTCCAGCTCACCTTCACCTCCTCCAACTCAGCACACAACTACACCCAGCCAGCTGTCAATCACTctgcccacttcctgtttcctgctgcAGAGCCCGCCCACCAAGGAACATACAGCTGTGTTTATCATCTCTATGTTTTCTCTCATAACTTCTCCTCTGAGAGCCGTCTGCTCTCTCTCACCGTCTCAG aCCTGCTGCTTCAGCCCAACatctctgtgtcctcctccaTGGACGGGGTCTCCGAGGCCCAGCAGCAGGGGTTCCAGGTGTTCAGGGACTCCACCTTCACTATCAGCTGCTCCATCCAGCCACAGTACCCAGGAGGCTTCTTCCAGCTCACATTCACCTCCTCCAACTCAGCACACAACTACACCCAGCCAGCTGTCAATCACTctgcccacttcctgtttcctgctgcAGAGCCTGCCCACCAAGGAACATACAGCTGTGTTTATCATCTCTATGTTTTCTCTCATAACTTCTCCTCTGAGAGCCGTCTGCTCTCTCTCACCGTCTCAG ATCCATCATCAGATCCATCAGATCCATCATCAGATCCATCAGATCCATCATCAAATCCATCAGATCCATCATCAGATCCATCAGATCCATCAGTTCCATCATCACCTTCATCTACTCGAAGGCCTTTTATTATCGGAGTGGGTGTCTTTTCTCTGA